DNA from Megachile rotundata isolate GNS110a chromosome 8, iyMegRotu1, whole genome shotgun sequence:
AACAGAACAAGAGTAGGGCAGGTTTCCCGCCAAACGATATAGAAATCGCCGGTCGTGGATCTTTTAAATCACTGTTTAaatcattttcttttctttccaaCAAACTACACagtttaaaagaaaaaagtttTCGAGTTTCTTTCTGACTATCGATCGACTCGAAACTTTCACTGTTTAAGGGTGCTCCCGTTGAATTCCACTGTTTCCCGCTGCAATATGGGCACCGAAATGTTCTTTAATTTAGTGATAAATTTCCGGTTACGACCGATCAAAAACACTCTTTAAGTAAAATTGACGGAGATTGTTATAGAGCGATCGTTTGACGTCGAAAGGGACGAGCACGTTTGAACGGTGCCAGCTGTGATCGAGCGAACAGTATTGCCGCGAAGAAGCCCGAACCGGGACTGACTGTGTCCATAGGATTCATTTGGGTCAGCAGCACAACGCAGTATAGCTTTGGCAAGCCTCCGACTATACTATCTGTTACACGTCCAAGTGAAGGTGCTATACTGTACGGGCTATAACGGAGCTATCTTCGCGGCTTGATTCGATTTTTTTCCCAACTAGTGATTCGACGTTTCATCGTTTCTTTGACAACTAAATGTCTTGTGACTTCTCAGCTTCTATTGCGTTTCAAACACTTTCGATAGTCAGCGATGTTGTTACTCGTGTCCTCGTTCgtttaaataaaaagatacTTTTTTATCGTACGTACAACTTTTTTGCCAGTACATCGAAGGATGCGGAGAACATGGATTTTCACAGGGACACAGAGGTAAAAAGTATTCTAACTCTTTATTCAAATTTCACGGCCAACAACGTCGCTCCGCCACACTTCAATCAGTCACTgttttaaaagaaatatatatatctcTCATGTACAACTTTTGGGAAAAATATCTTCTGTAATCTCGCGAGGTATCTTCAATTTGTTACACAAACACACGCTCGATAGAAACGCTTTTAAGATTGATAGTGAAGGGGTATGGAAGTCTTTGGTTTCAGTTCGACGTAGTGAGAGTAATCTAGCTGCAAAACAACGTAGCGATTATTTACAAAAGCCCTCTTGAAAGGGTAAGCGTTTCCACGGAACAGCAGCGGGCAGAGTGGTAGCTTTCCAGCTGCCTTCGCGGTTCCATTGTCAACCAGGTCCCATAGATCGATCATTTGGCATCCAGCTTGTCTGAAATACGTACACTGCTTAATAAGAAACGTCAGAGATGCTGTCTAGATTAATGAGTTGTCAATTACAGATTTGCAAAGCCAAAGCAGAGGGACTTCTCCAGCACCACATAACCCACGTGCATGTTCCTCAGGCTGAAGTATACGGATGCAGCATCCTTTCTGCTGAAGATCTCGTAAACTTTCATCGTTCGATCTCTAAAAAACATAATGATATTGCCTGGTctcggaaatttgaaagaagGTTTATGCACCTCATCTCCTTGCTTTCGTAGTAAGGATTATTGACGATCGGTCTGCCGGTAGAGAGCATTAAATTTGCCATCAAAGACATCTTTCCAGCGAACACAGCGTGTTCAGGCGTGTTACCCTTTATCCATTCGAATAATTCTTCCTGTTCAATGTTACTGTATTCACCTGGTCAAATAATCAGggtgaaataattatatatttgttcTTGAATTGTTTTACGAGATCGTTGTTACCTATGATACTTCTTTCTTCTTGAAGTTTCTCCAAACCGTGATAAGACATTGCTGATATCAACAAAATAGTAACGGCAGTCTTCATCATCTCGTTCTTTAATCCAAATTTGTCCAGGTACTTATTCGAGCAAACTGTGCCAGCTATTATACAGAGATGAGGATTCATAAACAGTTTTAGTCTCATGATAAAAATTGCCATAATGGTGAAAGCTCCAGTCTGTAGGCCGTTATACGCCAGATCAGCATCTATGCATTTCGGATATCCTTTGGTTTTATAGTTTCTGTACCAAAAATAGACCGCCAGTACTCCGGCGAGTACGGCACAAGGCAATAGCAATGTCTTCATGATCGCCTCGTAACTTCTGAACTGTAGAAAATCGAATTCGGCGGAACATGTGTACAGCATCGTGTGAAAATCCTTATAGTTAGTTAGTTTTGACTTGAGTAAATTGAATACGTGCGCGTCGTCTTCGTAAATAGACGAGAAAAACGATTTCAAGCATTTTGTGCAGACAATTGTGAGAATAATTTCTAAGATCGTTTGCAGTTTTGTgctcaaaaatttcgaaaattttactGCAAAGCTTAGAATACAACTAGTGAATAAGAGACAGAAATATAAAGAATAAAGCAACGGATTTCTGTCTGTCACATTCATAACTAACATAATAGACCAACCCTGAACTACGCAAATGCATATATAGAGATCATTTGAAATTATTCTCATCcactttaatattaataatgctaTGATTTGCGTGGCAAATACAAACTGAGAAAATTGCCAGCAGCATAGACTAATTATTGTGGATATGCCCATTTTCTGAAAGAATTAAATGTATAACATTTAATAAAGTGAGTTGTACAGTCATGTTAGAGTAGTTGAAGCCCGATTTAACCCACCAGCAAAGCATCCACGTCATGACCCAATGCTGAACTTTTTCTGAGAATTACTGTCACCATATAAATTTGGAAAAGGAGTAAAGGATATGCAAAGCTTTCACGTAATGGCGGTGTCCATTGGACTCTAGTGCattcattgtgattataaaagaaaaataacgtAGCAACGATTCCACTCCTTATGCTATTACCCAAATACATAGCATAGCAGAATAGTGCAACCACGGTAAACATACTGGAATACCAAACAACTtctaaataaaagtaaatgggAACTCCCAAGCCTTCACAGCTGGTTACCGGCGGCAGACCTTCTCCTCTTTCTACCTGAAAACAATTCTTTTCTAGATGTTTCATTACAAGGAACCTTCAAATCAAACTAAATGAGTCTCACTTGCCAACATTGCTCTACAGAAATGATTCCCAGATTCTTGGCAAAATGATAAAGATATCCAGCAACTAACTGTAAACAAACGAGTCTGATTCCACTTTATCCTTACACACCTAACCTAAAACAACCCATAAATTTGGAATACCATACCTCTGGCATCAAGCTGTACTTTTTAGTCGCATCAATAACATTTCCGTATTCTGAAATGTTATCGTGACTGATTTTTCTCAAGCCATCCATGAACGTTTCCGATTCCGCGATCGTtttgtagtaataataatacatcCCCTGTAGAAAAACAAATGAAACATACCTGTTATCTCCGAGGAAATTTCAGTCAGCTCGGGTTAATATTTGATCGAACCTCGTACCATTTCCGTGCGAAAGGACATTTCCCTCTCGATTTCGGATAAATGCGAGAAATGCCGGTCATTTTCGAACAGTGTAGACACATGCCACCGATGGAAAAGGCCGATAGCCACACCTGTCACAGGAGACGAGACGACTTTATGATAACGCTGACCAGGAAAACCAGGTGGTTACGCTTCTTCTTTTGCGAGGAGTCTTGTACCTATCAAATTCACAGCTAACTCGTACAAGTACATGGTTTTATATCGCGGTTTCTTTACTCCTTTAAACCTCTTGTCACTATCCGCCGCCATTTCTGGAACTCATTAAAACACGCAGGGTCGACGAGAACATTTGCGAGTCAGATTTTAAAAAAAACATCAGTCCATCAAAAATGTATACTATACATTTTTCATACGCATCGTCAATTATGTATATAAACGCTTAAAATGatcatatatacaaaataatatgtggagaattaagcaaaatttatgaTAAATTGGTAGACAGTATAAATGGGGTGACCAAGTTGCTTACGGCGGTCCTGGAATTGAGTCACGTGACCATGCAGTTCGTAACGCGCCATTATTCGCGCGAATACAAAATGGTTCTCGACGATCTGAAGATTgttctttttccttttatttatttctcataCCGGCTACAGCTTAACGAGAACGCAAGTTATGATATTAACATCTTGAGGAAGATAGAAAATAACACAAGCAAAAATACGTAATTCATAGTATTTTGAAactagaaacttgaaaacttctgCAAGTTAGGTTAGTGATCGATTTATTAAAAGAACTTTCAATATAAACGACTTCGTTGAAAAGAAGTTTACGTATTTATCTTCGACAATGTTTAAGCTTTGAATTCAAGCGTAATATAAGttattttatagtatatttaaGTCATGACATTGTATCTGAATATTTGTGTATCAAAATCGGCACTTTGATAGGCTATATGGTTCCATACCTTTTCAGAGGAAAAAATATGTTATCTTAGTCGAAGGAAATGAATTTCCCTCGTCAGAAGGAATTCATACGGCCCTGGATGTGCGCGTACAGCCAAGCGTGCATTGGCACACCCGCTATCGATCAGTCGCGTGTTAGTCCATCGTGACATGGAGGATCTCCTGCTGCAGATCGTCCGAGAATCGAATAATGCAAAGCTACAAAATTTACGGAAATCAGCGCAGGATGCGTATGGTGAGTCCACTTCGCGTACCCTTTAAAACTTCCACGATTCTCGCATTTTAAACATTGAAAAATGCTTACGTCTCCGGCTTCACCCATCATTAACTTGTCACTTACAGTTCTTCGTGCAATAAAACGAAGTTATTACCCACTACATTTTATATAGACTTTATACTAAACTTAAGAAACTGTGAAGTACGTTGGTCTTAATTCATTTTGGCACAGATTTCTTGGAAAAGCAGCAAGGGTTGCTACGCGATCCACCCCACGAGCTGCGAGCAAAATGCCTGCACACCTTTCAGCTAGCACTAGAAACGAAGAGGAGCAAATTCGTCGCGTTCGGCCTGTCGGGATTACATGTGAGTGTTGGAAGAAATTTTTGCACTTATCCGTATCGCGAACGTCACGTCCGCTCGTGGCAAGGAACGCCGATAAAACAAGATACCAACGATGAACATGGTATTCTAAACTATGCTTTACTAGGTTTCGGTATCTTGTAGTCCTACACGAAATTGAAACAATATATCTTTTTTAACACGAAGCATCTATGATAATGCAAATTTTTTGAATCCAGAAAATGTTAAGAGACGATAGATTCCAATCGCCCTACGAGCCTGAGGATGATTCCCTCTGGTTACCCGCGCAAATGTTGCACGCTATGGGTTCCATATTGTCTCAGTCGGACGATACTCAGACGGATATGCTTAAAGTAAGTCCAAATTACCGATAGAAAGAGAAAACGTTTTGAAACGATTGATCTTGCAGGTTTTATTGCAAGTCGCTTGCTCTTCTTATTGGACGATGAACGGACGTTTAATAATTGCCATTCTCACTACCTGCTGCGAGGCTTTCGAAAACGGGAATCAAGCCGTAAGGACGGCAGCTCAGGCTGCTACCAGTCAGACGCTGCGttctttttgtttatttttaggtAATTTTTTATCGAGATGCTTAAAACATTGATCACACTTCTCGCGAGGAAGAAAGTTTTCCAATTAATTACTCATCTCGTTTATCTAACGCTTCAACGAAAGTTTGATCGATCACGCTCGCGTGACGATGGAATGCACCTCGCGAATTCCGTGACTAACAAAGTTGTTCTCATCGCAAACTTTCTCGAATCTGTATCGAACGTTTCTTTTCGCAGACGAGGAGTGCCAAGAAATGGATGAAAACGCGAAGAAGAATAAAAACGTATGGGAGAGGGGTGTCTCCTGTTTCAACGAGGCTCTGCCGATACTTCAATACATTTGCAGCAAACTGGACGAGGCtcaaaagtaaaataaactAATTTCGATCGACGATTACACGACTTGACTTTAGAAAATCATGTTCCAGTAACGGGAGAAACGGCAACACGGTGGTGTTCCTGCTCGAGTGTCTTCACACGTTGATCTCTTCCCTCCCGCAGAAGATACACACGAACGCACATTTTACTACATTTCTGTGGCAAAAGTTCTGCCCTGCTCTGATAGCTTTCCTAGGAACGCCGAGGGTGGACAAAACCTTCACTTCCAGGGAGGGAAAAGAGACCGAGCTTGGGAGAGGCTCTGGATATTTGGCTACATCGTTAAGTTTCGACAGCCATCAAGCAAAGACCGTATACAGGTAAGACTATATATCGTATCGCAAACTTAACagatgtttaaaataaaatgcattTTTTACAGTATTGGAACCGAACTGGTTCGATTGGTGGGTTGCGTGGGTTCTCTGAGACCAGTCCTCGAATCGGTATTCCATAGAATGTTACTCTATCCACCGCCGCAGCAACGTTTAGAGCCCTTGAAGGCTCTGAAGGAACTTCTTCGTAGCCCCAGTCGAATGGTGGACTTTGCTGGTCCGTTATTGGTAGAGGAGGACAGATCTAGTCACATTCAAAGCGACATGGCACTCATGAGactgtaaataattttgatatggTTGGTCTTTTAAAGGAATTCGATTCGATCAAAATTTGAATTACAGAGCGATGGACTCGATCGAGGAATCCACGACCGGTGGTTTGAGTATATTGCACGCTAGCGTTTCCTGCGTTGTCGCAATGCTCTCCGCTCTTCAGGAACTGTGCGAGGGGAAGGCTATAAATCACACCTACACGTGCACGATCAATAGTCTATACGAAGATCTGGAATCTTGCGATTATAGAGGACCTCTGACCTACCAAAGCATGGCGCGGTTGCCAAAAACCTATAGGTAAACTCAGAGACTCTTACGTGGTATAAGAATTCCTAAACGAATACGAAACGATGGTGTTCGATTTCAGAGAACAATTGGAGTTGTTGAAGAAGGGAATAGGCTCTGATTCCGAGTCCTCGGGGCACGGACCTTCCGAAGATGGTGACTCGACCGATACCGAAGGCCCTCAGAACGAGTCGGACGAGGTTCAAGAAGAGAACAGTTTAGAAGACAACGATTACGAGATCGAAAACGAAAGGGAAAGACTGAGATTAGAAAAATTGCCTAAATGCCTTCACGTGGGCCGACAAGTGGCCGACGAATGCAACGTAGACGTGGAACGACACAATGCCAGGAAGTTTGTTAAAACCCTAAGAAGCGACCTGATTCCCATGGTATTGAGTCTCAGAAGCAATATAGAGGTTGATGACGCCTTGCAGAATTTTGCTTCTGAATACTGTCAAGGTAAGACATCTTCAGAATTGCATAATGAAATATGGTAATCGTTGCATTATGTTTCCAGGAGTGTTCGCGGCTCAGCAGAAGATTCAAGAGCAAACGGATACCAGCACAGACTCGTGTGCCTTGATCACGATCATGAATGCCGACGGGATCTATTTAGCCACGTACGCGGCTCTGCTTCTCAATCTGAAGTTGATTAGAATCAATTACTACAACGAAGAGAGCCGTCAAGTTCCCATCAGTGAGGTATCGACGACGTTCGCGATAAATGTCCAATTAGGAAAATATGAGAATATAAGCGATTAATTGACCTTTACAGGAACAGTTTGTGGAAGAGGTACACGGATCCGGTGTCCTAGTGTATCTATCCGCAACGTGGTTGTCCGAATTATACCAGCAAGTGTTAGCCTGCAATTTGCTCGAGAAATGTGGTTACAATCCACATTACACGGAAAACAGCGCCTTAATCAATGTACTTACTGGTAAATAATCATTGTAAATTTGTAGCAACGTAATTAATGATCAAGAAATGATACGAACTTGATTCTGTTGAAGACGTCGATGAAATTCCTGGCAGCCACAGAGGCGGACAGCTGTTGTCCGACTACATAAGGCTGGAGAAAGCTCAGTTATCGAGAACGGAGCCTACACCGGAAGCCGAAGCAGGCGCGAAGCTTTCCAGAAGAGTGTTAACGTGTTGTTGGGGAAGCATGATGACTGTTCTAACGATAGGATTGAATCCACCGAAAGAAGAGAACAATAAAGGAATTCTGAGCAGGGACGGTGGTAGGAGAGGTATTAGGGACACTGTTGTGCTATCTCTGGAGGGTCTTCACAAGGCTGCAGCTTTGAGCAACATACTTGGTCAGCGAAGATCTTAATTTAATCGACTCGTTTAGTACCCAGTTCACTAATTCCATTTCTCTGTTATCCAAGGTTTGCAAAGTCGTTGCGGTTCCATCTTCGCTCTTTTAGCGAAGGCTGCCTGTACGGAGCAATCGATATCGAAAATTACGAGAACAAAAGATGTTCTACGTCTGAAGTTGCAAAACAGGGCAACCAATATCCATACCTCCCACGCGTTAAGCATGGACGTACTTTTAGGGAAGGGTTTGGAACTTGGCAGTCACGGAAGCGACTGTTGGCCGCATGTTTTCACGTACGAGTTTGTCTTACAGCTTATCGATTATTTAATTGACGTTGTTATCAACTTCTTGCTTTTACAGGTGCTGTTTGTACGTGAGTAAACTAGAGCACGATTTCTTCGGAAGAAACCAAAATCCATCGTTGCCTAAAACTCAgcagaaaaaagagaaaaaggatAAAGATTCCAGTAGCGATCCCAAAGGAAGCCAGGATCGTCTGAGGCATAATTTCAGCATCGTAGACGAGGAAGAGGCCTGGTAAAGAAATAGCTACGCGAAACTGGTCTATAATATCTTGCACGAGTTTTCATTTATTGTCGTTTTACTTTAGGGTCGATGTCTATAGCTTTCTATCCAGTCGTTACACCCAAAATCCCAGTTCGGACACGATCCCCGAAATCATTCAGGAATCAAACGCGGACAGTCAATTCAACGGGATACTCCCCGCGGATTACGCAGCCAAAATCGTCTGCGTCTTATCTCAACAAGTAGACAGATTATTTGAGAACGCAGCCTTGACACTGAACCTCCGAGCACTCTGCTTATTCCTCACCGCTCTGTGCAAAGCTAGCAAAGCCCAATTGTTTAAAACAACCGACGGTTCTAAAGATAATAAGAGATTCTGGTGGAGGAGAAGCAAACCCAGAGAGAACGAAATGAACGTGTTACTGTTGGCTCGCTTGGGAGAAGTAATGCTGAAGTGCGTGAAGAGTGGACGTCCTCTGATTCACATAATGAGGGTATAGAAGCATTtaactattaattttattaaatgtacggtggttcaatttgcaaatcttcAGGTTTGGAGCATCCTAGGACCGCATTTCATGGAGGCAGCTTGCCACAAGGATCGCGGTATCTCTAAGAAGGCAGTTCAATGCATTCACGATAGCATGTCAACTTTGTTGTACGAGCTGATGGAATTGCCGCACTTTCATTTTAACGAAGCACTCTTCAAGCCTTTCGAGAACCTATTGTGCCTAGAACTGTGTGACAGTGATGTACAGGATCAGGTAAGCTATAAATCGGTCTGTTGAAATTGTCGAATGGAAAACAAGTA
Protein-coding regions in this window:
- the LOC100875789 gene encoding protein C-mannosyl-transferase DPY19L1 isoform X4; its protein translation is MLVERGEGLPPVTSCEGLGVPIYFYLEVVWYSSMFTVVALFCYAMYLGNSIRSGIVATLFFFYNHNECTRVQWTPPLRESFAYPLLLFQIYMVTVILRKSSALGHDVDALLKMGISTIISLCCWQFSQFVFATQIIALLILKWMRIISNDLYICICVVQGWSIMLVMNVTDRNPLLYSLYFCLLFTSCILSFAVKFSKFLSTKLQTILEIILTIVCTKCLKSFFSSIYEDDAHVFNLLKSKLTNYKDFHTMLYTCSAEFDFLQFRSYEAIMKTLLLPCAVLAGVLAVYFWYRNYKTKGYPKCIDADLAYNGLQTGAFTIMAIFIMRLKLFMNPHLCIIAGTVCSNKYLDKFGLKNEMMKTAVTILLISAMSYHGLEKLQEERSIIGEYSNIEQEELFEWIKGNTPEHAVFAGKMSLMANLMLSTGRPIVNNPYYESKEMRDRTMKVYEIFSRKDAASVYFSLRNMHVGYVVLEKSLCFGFANLQAGCQMIDLWDLVDNGTAKAAGKLPLCPLLFRGNAYPFKRAFVNNRYVVLQLDYSHYVELKPKTSIPLHYQS
- the LOC100875789 gene encoding protein C-mannosyl-transferase DPY19L1 isoform X1, with protein sequence MAADSDKRFKGVKKPRYKTMYLYELAVNLIGVAIGLFHRWHVSTLFENDRHFSHLSEIEREMSFRTEMGMYYYYYKTIAESETFMDGLRKISHDNISEYGNVIDATKKYSLMPELVAGYLYHFAKNLGIISVEQCWQVERGEGLPPVTSCEGLGVPIYFYLEVVWYSSMFTVVALFCYAMYLGNSIRSGIVATLFFFYNHNECTRVQWTPPLRESFAYPLLLFQIYMVTVILRKSSALGHDVDALLKMGISTIISLCCWQFSQFVFATQIIALLILKWMRIISNDLYICICVVQGWSIMLVMNVTDRNPLLYSLYFCLLFTSCILSFAVKFSKFLSTKLQTILEIILTIVCTKCLKSFFSSIYEDDAHVFNLLKSKLTNYKDFHTMLYTCSAEFDFLQFRSYEAIMKTLLLPCAVLAGVLAVYFWYRNYKTKGYPKCIDADLAYNGLQTGAFTIMAIFIMRLKLFMNPHLCIIAGTVCSNKYLDKFGLKNEMMKTAVTILLISAMSYHGLEKLQEERSIIGEYSNIEQEELFEWIKGNTPEHAVFAGKMSLMANLMLSTGRPIVNNPYYESKEMRDRTMKVYEIFSRKDAASVYFSLRNMHVGYVVLEKSLCFGFANLQAGCQMIDLWDLVDNGTAKAAGKLPLCPLLFRGNAYPFKRAFVNNRYVVLQLDYSHYVELKPKTSIPLHYQS
- the LOC100875789 gene encoding protein C-mannosyl-transferase DPY19L1 isoform X2; this translates as MCLHCSKMTGISRIYPKSRGKCPFARKWYEGMYYYYYKTIAESETFMDGLRKISHDNISEYGNVIDATKKYSLMPELVAGYLYHFAKNLGIISVEQCWQVERGEGLPPVTSCEGLGVPIYFYLEVVWYSSMFTVVALFCYAMYLGNSIRSGIVATLFFFYNHNECTRVQWTPPLRESFAYPLLLFQIYMVTVILRKSSALGHDVDALLKMGISTIISLCCWQFSQFVFATQIIALLILKWMRIISNDLYICICVVQGWSIMLVMNVTDRNPLLYSLYFCLLFTSCILSFAVKFSKFLSTKLQTILEIILTIVCTKCLKSFFSSIYEDDAHVFNLLKSKLTNYKDFHTMLYTCSAEFDFLQFRSYEAIMKTLLLPCAVLAGVLAVYFWYRNYKTKGYPKCIDADLAYNGLQTGAFTIMAIFIMRLKLFMNPHLCIIAGTVCSNKYLDKFGLKNEMMKTAVTILLISAMSYHGLEKLQEERSIIGEYSNIEQEELFEWIKGNTPEHAVFAGKMSLMANLMLSTGRPIVNNPYYESKEMRDRTMKVYEIFSRKDAASVYFSLRNMHVGYVVLEKSLCFGFANLQAGCQMIDLWDLVDNGTAKAAGKLPLCPLLFRGNAYPFKRAFVNNRYVVLQLDYSHYVELKPKTSIPLHYQS
- the LOC100875789 gene encoding protein C-mannosyl-transferase DPY19L1 isoform X3, translating into MLAKRGEGLPPVTSCEGLGVPIYFYLEVVWYSSMFTVVALFCYAMYLGNSIRSGIVATLFFFYNHNECTRVQWTPPLRESFAYPLLLFQIYMVTVILRKSSALGHDVDALLKMGISTIISLCCWQFSQFVFATQIIALLILKWMRIISNDLYICICVVQGWSIMLVMNVTDRNPLLYSLYFCLLFTSCILSFAVKFSKFLSTKLQTILEIILTIVCTKCLKSFFSSIYEDDAHVFNLLKSKLTNYKDFHTMLYTCSAEFDFLQFRSYEAIMKTLLLPCAVLAGVLAVYFWYRNYKTKGYPKCIDADLAYNGLQTGAFTIMAIFIMRLKLFMNPHLCIIAGTVCSNKYLDKFGLKNEMMKTAVTILLISAMSYHGLEKLQEERSIIGEYSNIEQEELFEWIKGNTPEHAVFAGKMSLMANLMLSTGRPIVNNPYYESKEMRDRTMKVYEIFSRKDAASVYFSLRNMHVGYVVLEKSLCFGFANLQAGCQMIDLWDLVDNGTAKAAGKLPLCPLLFRGNAYPFKRAFVNNRYVVLQLDYSHYVELKPKTSIPLHYQS